One part of the Eriocheir sinensis breed Jianghai 21 chromosome 6, ASM2467909v1, whole genome shotgun sequence genome encodes these proteins:
- the LOC126986899 gene encoding uncharacterized protein LOC126986899: protein MATDKRLRPTSYSESSDTESPADKQLRLESGSDEAALIPLPDSSDEDWVIVRKKRDRNHRSNPPPPPSPPRSRSTLGTANSPTSATPTLTNGSRPTPFPRTTAAASPASTAATSPASTAAPSPASAATTPPASAAAHTTLLGAVSHPEQAATRQAATAPARPKVVVPPTPGFDTALDLTDALEEQLGLRFQMRFLESGSVLVTPPSEEALRALLDTTSVRGKAVQLRLMGDATTKGVVTSYPLAMPLKALLRHPSVVTAERCQTRDNLATRQVLISVRGPMPGMLDLGSWGVFYTRLFNTEPLRCYRCQQYGHHRSRCNRQAVCGMCSGPHMTEACQAKYKAGENVPALCPNCRQHHHAWSRRCPSRLNIVDRGIQRQEEWRAAHNPSRPAWTGRSRSRSQRQPAPPGPTTLASQEHFSALPPPGASRGNAAPAVPLPATPPHPASTSTPATPPRPASASGPSAQQEQRTPALPPPALPQRVSAPAAPLVPPPGHVLVTRAALEGVLASFTLALTGLLQLTPDEAALRVIAKATVEECFPTVASPAASPATPLQTPVAAPPTAQTLASEDAPPPVGEARMEVDAPSRSSQPAVVPAVAVARPAPATQTAKPRSHIPVRMAPARSRIP from the coding sequence ATGGCTACGGACAAGCGACTCCGCCCCACCAGCTACTCGGAGAGCTCCGACACCGAGTCACCGGCGGACAAGCAGCTGCGCCTGGAGTCGGGGAGCGATGAGGCGGCCCTTATCCCTCTCCCCGACTCCTCTGATGAGGATTGGGTGATAGTGAGGAAGAAGCGTGACCGTAACCACCGCTCCAacccacctccgccaccttcgCCTCCCCGCTCCCGCTCGACACTTGGCACCGCTAACTCTCCGACCTCTGCTACCCCCACCCTGACCAACGGCTCACGCCCGACGCCGTTCCCCCGTACCACCGCTGCTGCCTCCCCTGCCTCCACTGCTGCCACCTCACCTGCCTCCACCGCTGCTCCTTCACCTGCCTCCGCCGCTACTACCCCACCTGCCTCCGCCGCTGCCCATACCACCCTGCTCGGTGCCGTCTCGCACCCCGAGCAGGCTGCTACTCGCCAAGCTGCTACGGCCCCTGCCAGACCCAAGGTTGTCGTCCCTCCTACACCGGGATTCGACACTGCCCTCGATTTGACGGACGCCCTGGAGGAACAACTCGGGCTCCGCTTCCAGATGCGCTTCCTGGAGAGTGGCAGCGTACTGGTCACCCCGCCATCCGAGGAAGCCCTCCGCGCCCTCCTGGACACCACGTCGGTGCGCGGGAAGGCGGTGCAGCTGCGGCTGATGGGCGACGCAACCACCAAGGGGGTGGTGACGTCGTACCCGTTAGCCATGCCTCTCAAGGCTCTCCTCCGCCACCCGAGCGTCGTCACGGCGGAGCGGTGCCAGACGCGGGACAACCTTGCCACGAGGCAGGTCCTCATCTCGGTGAGGGGCCCCATGCCGGGCATGCTCGACCTAGGGAGCTGGGGCGTCTTTTACACGCGCCTCTTCAACACCGAGCCCCTGAGGTGCTACCGATGCCAGCAGTACGGCCACCATCGCTCCCGCTGCAATCGCCAGGCAGTGTGCGGCATGTGCTCGGGGCCGCACATGACGGAAGCCTGCCAAGCGAAGTACAAGGCTGGCGAGAACGTGCCCGCCCTCTGCCCCAACTGCCGCCAGCACCATCACGCGTGGAGCCGCCGCTGCCCCTCCCGGTTGAACATCGTGGACCGGGGAATACAGCGACAGGAGGAGTGGCGTGCAGCGCACAACCCCTCTCGGCCGGCGTGGACCGGGCGGTCCCGCTCGAGGTCCCAGCGTCAGCCCGCCCCTCCCGGCCCCACAACGCTCGCCTCCCAGGAGCACTTCTCGGCCCTCCCACCACCGGGCGCATCTCGAGGCAACGCTGCTCCGGCTGTGCCACTGCCCGCCACGCCTCCCCACCCGGCCTCCACCTCAACACCTGCCACGCCCCCACGCCCGGCGTCCGCCTCGGGCCCCTCCGCGCAGCAGGAGCAACGCACTCCCGCACTGCCTCCACCGGCCCTTCCCCAGCGCGTGAGCGCGCCAGCTGCACCCCTGGTCCCTCCTCCCGGCCATGTCCTGGTCACCAGGGCTGCGCTGGAGGGGGTGCTGGCGAGCTTCACTCTGGCGTTGACCGGCCTCCTACAGCTCACACCGGACGAGGCGGCGCTACGGGTCATCGCGAAGGCGACGGTGGAGGAGTGCTTCCCCACCGTCGCCAGTCCGGCCGCGTCTCCCGCCACCCCGCTGCAAACTCCAGTGGCTGCGCCTCCAACTGCACAGACCCTGGCCAGCGAGGACGCACCACCTCCCGTGGGGGAGGCCCGCATGGAGGTCGACGCGCCCTCCCGGTCCTCTCAGCCAGCGGTGGTACCCGCCGTGGCGGTGGCCCGGCCGGCGCCGGCAACCCAGACCGCCAAGCCCCGCTCACACATCCCCGTGCGAATGGCTCCAGCACGCTCCCGCATCCCGTAG
- the LOC126986910 gene encoding uncharacterized protein LOC126986910 encodes MKGGRWGSRGRNRAGGHLAAALEDVPGVGLLNTGVPTHEAGGVLDLSLVSRPLTVGKTWALHAHLASDLFASVVTLPVPPPVLPQRPPRWNLRRADWPRFSGAVARRLAATIRPDDLEAVDARLVDAFTAAADEAIPLLRPVAVAHRDRWYYTEDVREANHRVNQARKLNRRVNTEATRGLLRAAVRRARETADRVQEEHWLAWCEGLDGCASAAVLWRKLRAVARGAVARPALHPQPQVEAERLVTTFSFRAASARLPAHTRDLLREANPGRVAAFGEACLQAHAADAPIEMWELERAIPWKDTATGVGPDMQAEVLGLFNRSLELGALPASWKLATIVPIPKSGDGLQHHPISLLSCLGKCMERVHLTRLQWAMGPLHHHLFAFRRGMGTRNCISTLLSGVPGRQAVVLFLDLEKDFELASAPSTT; translated from the coding sequence atgaaAGGTGGAAGGTGGGGGAGCAGGGGGAGGAACCGCGCCGGGGGCCACCTTGCCGCGGCTCTGGAGGACGTGCCCGGGGTCGGTCTCCTCAACACCGGGGTGCCCACGCACGAGGCTGGGGGCGTTTTGGACCTCAGCCTTGTCTCGCGGCCGCTTACCGTCGGTAAAACGTGGGCCCTCCACGCGCACCTCGCGAGCGACCTTTTCGCCTCCGTTGTTACACTCCCTGTCCCGCCGCCTGTGTTACCACAGCGGCCTCCGCGCTGGAACCTGCGCCGGGCTGACTGGCCTCGGTTCAGCGGGGCCGTCGCCCGTCGTCTGGCCGCCACCATCCGGCCTGACGACCTTGAGGCGGTGGATGCGCGCTTGGTTGACGCCTTCACAGCGGCGGCTGATGAGGCGATCCCCCTCCTCCGGCCTGTGGCGGTGGCACACCGCGACAGGTGGTACTACACCGAGGATGTGAGGGAGGCGAACCACCGAGTGAACCAGGCCCGCAAGCTCAACAGGAGAGTGAACACGGAGGCGACGCGAGGCTTGCTGCGCGCTGCTGTCCGTCGCGCCAGGGAGACCGCCGACCGGGTGCAGGAGGAGCACTGGCTGGCGTGGTGCGAGGGACTTGACGGCTGCGCGTCCGCTGCGGTCCTCTGGCGGAAGCTGAGGGCCGTCGCGAGGGGTGCGGTGGCACGCCCGGCATTACACCCACAGCCCCAGGTCGAGGCGGAGCGGCTTGTTACCACTTTCTCCTTCCGTGCTGCTTCCGCCCGGCTTCCGGCCCACACCCGCGACCTGCTGAGGGAGGCAAACCCCGGGAGAGTAGCCGCCTTCGGGGAGGCCTGCCTACAGGCGCATGCCGCTGACGCGCCGATAGAGATGTGGGAGCTGGAGCGGGCCATCCCCTGGAAGGACACCGCCACCGGGGTGGGCCCGGACATGCAGGCGGAGGTGCTGGGACTATTCAACCGATCCCTTGAGCTCGGGGCGCTGCCAGCCTCTTGGAAGCTGGCCACCATCGTCCCCATCCCCAAGAGTGGAGACGGGCTCCAACATCACCCGATCTCCCTCCTAAgctgcctcggcaagtgtatggaAAGAGTCCACCTTACGCGCCTTCAGTGGGCGATGGGcccactccatcaccacctctttgcTTTCCGCCGGGGCATGGGCACCAGGAACtgcatctccaccctcctctctggtGTCCCGGGGAGACAGGCGGTGGTGCTCTTTCTCGACCTCGAGAAGGATTTTGAGCTCGCCTCAGccccctcaacaacctaa